One segment of Microbacterium arborescens DNA contains the following:
- a CDS encoding NUDIX hydrolase: MTIIDRTASYAKQFTVSGYVLNPTEDRILLIHHKKLAKWLPPGGHVDEDETPQAAVVREVFEETGVAAVLRPHTGVDLSADGRTEAQLDLPISMSYQLIPERPGEPAHIHMDMAFVLHTSERGALTPAVGEVHDAGWFSSIEIDELDAFPSVKVIARELLASASTE; the protein is encoded by the coding sequence ATGACGATCATCGATCGAACCGCGTCGTACGCAAAACAGTTCACCGTCAGTGGCTACGTGCTCAATCCCACAGAGGACCGGATACTCCTCATCCATCACAAGAAGCTCGCGAAGTGGCTTCCGCCGGGGGGTCATGTCGACGAGGACGAGACGCCCCAGGCGGCGGTCGTCAGAGAGGTGTTCGAGGAGACCGGCGTGGCAGCCGTGCTGCGCCCGCACACGGGCGTCGACCTCTCCGCGGACGGTCGTACCGAAGCTCAGCTCGACCTCCCGATCAGCATGAGCTATCAGCTCATCCCTGAGCGCCCCGGCGAACCCGCGCACATCCATATGGACATGGCCTTCGTGCTGCACACGTCGGAGCGCGGCGCCCTGACGCCCGCGGTCGGAGAGGTTCACGACGCGGGCTGGTTCTCGAGCATCGAGATCGACGAGCTCGACGCGTTCCCCTCCGTGAAGGTGATCGCGCGCGAGTTGCTCGCCTCGGCTTCCACGGAATGA